Part of the Planococcus plakortidis genome is shown below.
CTGCCTGGCAGCGAAAAATTAATGGTCGTACGGATCGTGCGGTATTGTTCGCTGATGACCGAATTCGGTTTAATACGTGCTACCAACTTTCGGGCGAGCGGCCGTTTTGACGCTGTCTGATTCAACATTCTCATCCAACTCCATTCTGTCAGTATGTTTCGATGGTTTATCCGTCTTATCCAAGTCGCCGACCGGGCTCACGACACCGAGCACTTGCAGGCCAAGCAATTCATCGATGTCCTCTTCCGTACGCACCGTCGTGTTCAATTGATCGAGGACGATGGCAAGTCCGGTTCCGAGCATGAAGCCGATGATCGCTCCGACTGCCATATTGAACAGCGGATCCGGCTTGACCGGTTCAGGGCTTCCGGGCATCATGGCCGGTGCCAGGATGCTGACGTTGTCGACACGCATCAAATTGCGGATTTCCTGTTCAAATACTTTAGCGGTCGTATTGGCGATCAGTACCGCCTGCTGCATCGAGCCGTCTTCGACTTCGAGCGTCACGACTTGCGAATCCTCGATGCTTGACACTTCAATCCGATCGTTCAGCGATTGTACCGTCTCGTTGAGCCCCAGCTCATTGATGACTTCCGTCAAGATCGCCGGGCTCTTGATGATGACGTTATAGGTGCTGATCAATTGAAGGTTCGTATCGATATCCTGCATGCTGAATTCCTGTGCATTTGCCGGCGCTTTATTGACGAGGATCTGTGTCGATGCCTGATAGACCGGTTTCATCCATAAATAACTGACAGCTGCCGCGATGGCGACAAAGGCGACCGTCATCGCGAGAATGAGCGGCAGGCGTTTCTTCAGGTTCTTGAAAAACTCTTTCATATTGAATGTACTTTCCATGTCTTCACCTCATATCCCCATATACGGGGTGATTTTGCTTGTTCAATGGAGCTGTTTTTCTGCAAAGCGGCCGATGATCCACAGGCGCAGCGCCTTCCCGTTATGTGCGTTCAACATGAGGATGATCCACAGCACCAAGCCGATCGGCATCAAGAACACTTCAGCCACCCACCCTGTCATCGGCATCATGCCGGCTGCTGTAAACAATGTGAAAAAAAGAATCGAGACATACACGGACTGGAAAGCGTGGTAACGGACGAAACGATTTTCCCGCTCGACCATCAGCAGGACGAAGCCCGAGAAAAACCCGAGCAAATACGCAAGCGATCCTGCGACATTTTCCGAAAGGCCAAGCCCGGTGATGGAAGGCTGGGTGCTTGGCGCTTCCCGGCTCTGCTTGAAGATGGTTTGCTGCTCAAAATCGACAGGCGGTTCATTCGTCATCTTGATCTTGTTCTCAATCATCTGCTTTTCCTCCTTGAAATCTGTCTTCCTATCGGTTAAGACCCATACTAAAGAGAGCAGGTTAAAACAAAGTTAAATAGTTTCACTAGTTTCATTTATCTAAAAAATTAATTTACCGTGGCGCTTTTGTCCTGCATGCTTGGCCAGATCTTCACCAATTTCGGGAACTAAAAAAGCCGATCGCTTTTGCCTTTTCGGCAAAACGATCGGCTTTCCCTTATTCAATTCGTGAACTTATATCCGAATCCCCGGACGGTCTGGATATAGCGCGGGGTGGCCGGGTCGTTCTCCACTTTCCGGCGCAGATTGCTGATGTGGACCTTGACCGTCTGGACATCGCCTTCTGAATAATAGCCCCACACTTGGTCGTATAATTGTTCAGCTGTCCAGACACGGTTCGGTGTCTGGGCCATCAAGAGCAATAATTGAAACTCTTTATGGTAGAGTTTCACGGGCTTTCCTTTCACGTACAGCTCACGTGAATCGACATGGATATGGAGATCCCCGAATTTCAGGATCGACAGTTTGTCCTCTTCCCCGCTTTTCCAGCCGTTGCGCCGCAAGATCGCCTTGACGCGCGCTTCGAGTTCCGTGAAGTCGAAGGGCTTGGTGATGTAATCATCGCCACCCACTTCAAGCCCTTGTATTTTATAGGCGAGTTCTTTCCGGTAGCTGACGAAGAGGATCGGCGTCTTGGTCCGGATCCGGATCTTCTCGCACAATTCCAAGCCGCTCATGCCGGGCATTTCGATATCCAGCAAAATCAGGTCCGGATTTTCTTTGGACAGCACATCCATCGCCTCATATCCGTCTTCGGCCTCGATGATGTCATAGCCTTTCTTCACCAGGAACAAACGCATCAATTCACGGATACCGTCTTCGTCTTCGACAATCAGTACAGTTGCACTGTTCATGAATATCCCTCCCATGGGTTGTTAGTATCTCAAGGGCAGGGCAATGAGGAATGTGCTGCCTGCGCCTTCTTCACTTTCCGCCCAGATTTCGCCTTTATGCGATTGGATGATTTCCTTGGCAATCGCAAGGCCGAGCCCGCTTCCCTTGTAATGCACCGATTCATCGATCTTGAAGAAGCGGTCGAATATATGCGGCAAAGCCTCTTTCTTGATGCCGCATCCATTATCTTCCACACGTATGATCAATTCGCCATCCGCTTCTTTTTCATCCAGTATCGTCACGCTGTCATGGATAGTTGCCGACAAAATGATGCGCCCTTCTTCCGCCGATGTATGCTTGACCGCGTTCCACAACAAGTTCGAGAACACCTGATCGACACGATCGACATCGACCATCAGCCGCCAGTCTGCAGGCCGTTCCTTTCCATCCGGCCCTACAAACCGGAAGCGCCTGCCGCTTTGCGCAAGGTCCGCTTCCATGGAAGCCGCAATCCGCTCGAGCCAATCGTCGAGCTGCAGTTCCCCGAAACGCAGT
Proteins encoded:
- a CDS encoding YveK family protein; this encodes MESTFNMKEFFKNLKKRLPLILAMTVAFVAIAAAVSYLWMKPVYQASTQILVNKAPANAQEFSMQDIDTNLQLISTYNVIIKSPAILTEVINELGLNETVQSLNDRIEVSSIEDSQVVTLEVEDGSMQQAVLIANTTAKVFEQEIRNLMRVDNVSILAPAMMPGSPEPVKPDPLFNMAVGAIIGFMLGTGLAIVLDQLNTTVRTEEDIDELLGLQVLGVVSPVGDLDKTDKPSKHTDRMELDENVESDSVKTAARPKVGSTY
- a CDS encoding DUF4870 domain-containing protein, which translates into the protein MIENKIKMTNEPPVDFEQQTIFKQSREAPSTQPSITGLGLSENVAGSLAYLLGFFSGFVLLMVERENRFVRYHAFQSVYVSILFFTLFTAAGMMPMTGWVAEVFLMPIGLVLWIILMLNAHNGKALRLWIIGRFAEKQLH
- a CDS encoding response regulator transcription factor gives rise to the protein MNSATVLIVEDEDGIRELMRLFLVKKGYDIIEAEDGYEAMDVLSKENPDLILLDIEMPGMSGLELCEKIRIRTKTPILFVSYRKELAYKIQGLEVGGDDYITKPFDFTELEARVKAILRRNGWKSGEEDKLSILKFGDLHIHVDSRELYVKGKPVKLYHKEFQLLLLMAQTPNRVWTAEQLYDQVWGYYSEGDVQTVKVHISNLRRKVENDPATPRYIQTVRGFGYKFTN